One part of the Clostridium thermosuccinogenes genome encodes these proteins:
- a CDS encoding sugar phosphate isomerase/epimerase family protein: MSKFILSAFADEIDENLQTQMDVLEKHGIYHIEMRGVNGRNLTQHSLEEVMEIKKQLDDRGFKISAVGSPIGKIKITDPFLPHLELFKHTIEIAKILETRYIRVFSFFIPQGTDPSEYRDEVMERFGKFIEAAEGSGLILLHENEKDIYGDTAERCLDLIKTMNSSILKATFDPANFVQCNVKTYPEAYELLKDHIAYMHIKDALYSDHSVVPAGHGDGKVKEILMALDAKGFEGFLSLEPHLGNFKGFADLEQNADIKNLPEGGPKLFAIAAQELHKILSDIKG, from the coding sequence ATGAGCAAATTCATATTAAGTGCTTTCGCCGACGAAATAGACGAAAACCTGCAAACTCAGATGGATGTATTAGAGAAGCATGGTATATATCATATAGAAATGAGAGGCGTTAATGGCAGAAACCTCACACAACACTCCCTGGAAGAGGTCATGGAAATAAAAAAACAGTTGGATGACAGGGGATTTAAAATATCTGCCGTAGGTTCTCCCATAGGCAAAATTAAAATCACAGATCCGTTTCTTCCCCATCTTGAGCTTTTCAAGCACACGATTGAAATCGCCAAAATCTTGGAAACAAGGTATATAAGAGTGTTCAGCTTTTTCATCCCTCAGGGTACCGATCCGTCCGAATACCGTGATGAGGTCATGGAGCGCTTCGGAAAGTTCATCGAAGCAGCCGAGGGCTCGGGGCTGATACTGCTGCACGAAAATGAGAAGGATATCTATGGGGATACCGCCGAAAGATGCCTGGATCTGATAAAAACGATGAACAGCAGCATCCTTAAGGCGACCTTTGATCCTGCCAATTTTGTGCAGTGCAATGTAAAGACTTACCCGGAAGCCTATGAATTGCTGAAAGACCATATTGCATATATGCACATCAAGGATGCCCTTTACAGTGACCACAGCGTAGTGCCTGCAGGCCATGGAGACGGCAAGGTAAAAGAAATTCTTATGGCGCTAGATGCAAAAGGTTTCGAAGGCTTCCTGTCCCTGGAACCGCATCTGGGTAACTTTAAAGGTTTTGCGGATCTGGAACAGAATGCTGATATCAAAAATCTGCCTGAAGGCGGTCCCAAGCTGTTTGCCATAGCAGCACAGGAACTGCATAAAATATTATCGGATATTAAAGGATAA
- a CDS encoding Gfo/Idh/MocA family protein, whose product MSKVRIGIIGIGNMGSSHALYLSKGEVPKAELTAVCDIKPERLQWAKENLGSGVRTFDNADDLMSSGIVDGVMIAVPHYSHPPLAIKAFAKGLHVLVEKPAGVYTKQVREMNEAAAKSGKVFGIMYNQRTNPLYQKLRELIKSGELGELRRTNWIITNWFRTQAYYNSGGWRATWAGEGGGVLLNQDPHQLDLWQWTCGMPKRVRAFCGFGKYHDIEVEDEVTAYVEYENGATGVFVTTTGEAPGTNRFEIVGDKGKIVIEDGKLNFWRLRQSSSQYIREAKDGFSQPECWKCEVPIHGKETAHAGITANWVDSILNGTPLLAPGYEGINGLQISNAMHLSAWTDNWVDIPVDEELFYSMLQEKIKNSRFVKTVDEKTLDLEGSF is encoded by the coding sequence ATGAGTAAGGTACGTATTGGTATTATAGGAATTGGCAACATGGGAAGCAGCCATGCTTTATATCTTTCAAAAGGAGAGGTTCCCAAGGCTGAGCTCACCGCAGTGTGCGACATTAAACCTGAACGGCTCCAATGGGCAAAGGAAAATTTGGGCAGTGGGGTACGCACGTTTGACAATGCCGATGATTTGATGTCCAGTGGCATTGTGGACGGCGTTATGATAGCAGTTCCCCACTACAGCCATCCACCGCTTGCCATAAAAGCCTTCGCCAAAGGCTTGCATGTGCTGGTGGAAAAACCGGCCGGGGTTTATACAAAACAGGTAAGGGAAATGAACGAAGCCGCAGCAAAAAGCGGTAAGGTTTTCGGCATAATGTATAACCAAAGAACAAACCCATTATACCAAAAGCTGAGAGAACTCATAAAATCCGGTGAACTGGGAGAGCTCAGAAGAACCAACTGGATTATCACCAACTGGTTCCGCACACAGGCCTATTATAATTCCGGCGGATGGCGCGCCACATGGGCAGGAGAAGGAGGAGGCGTTCTGCTCAACCAGGACCCCCATCAATTGGACCTGTGGCAGTGGACCTGCGGTATGCCCAAGCGTGTGCGGGCTTTCTGCGGCTTTGGCAAATATCATGATATCGAAGTAGAAGATGAAGTAACTGCCTATGTAGAATATGAAAACGGTGCAACCGGCGTATTCGTTACCACTACCGGTGAAGCCCCCGGAACAAACCGTTTTGAAATAGTCGGAGACAAAGGAAAGATCGTCATAGAAGACGGAAAATTAAATTTCTGGCGTTTGCGTCAGTCCTCCAGCCAGTATATAAGGGAAGCCAAAGACGGATTTTCCCAGCCCGAGTGTTGGAAATGCGAAGTCCCGATCCATGGAAAGGAAACAGCCCATGCAGGCATTACAGCCAACTGGGTGGATTCCATATTGAACGGCACACCCCTCCTGGCTCCTGGATATGAAGGCATTAACGGCTTGCAGATATCCAACGCCATGCACCTGTCCGCATGGACCGACAATTGGGTGGACATTCCGGTGGATGAAGAATTGTTCTACAGCATGCTCCAGGAAAAAATCAAGAATTCAAGATTTGTTAAAACCGTGGACGAAAAAACGTTGGACTTGGAAGGTTCCTTCTAA
- a CDS encoding Gfo/Idh/MocA family protein yields MNKFNVGVIGCGNISGIHMDALSALPDVTLYAVCDIDESKAAKAAEKYNCKYYTDYREMLKDSSIDSIHICTPHYLHAPMAIDSMLAGKHVLCEKPIAITSEDAQEMIRVSGETGKKLEICFQNRYNATSVKIKEILDSGSAGRILGAKAFVTWKRDKDYYASGAWRGTWEQEGGGVLINQSIHTLDLLQWFLGDVDKIKGNADTRLLGDYIEVEDTAEATIVFKNGATGLFYATNCYATDSPVEIEIFCEKAVLKLSDGLNVTYKDGRTEHITEADTKTGGKAYWGSGHAALIKDFYRRLGTGEDMPIDGFQALTSLKMIEAVYKSTKTREYVKF; encoded by the coding sequence ATGAATAAATTCAATGTCGGAGTCATAGGCTGCGGAAACATATCCGGAATTCATATGGACGCGCTTTCTGCTTTGCCGGACGTAACGCTGTATGCCGTTTGCGACATAGATGAAAGCAAAGCTGCAAAAGCAGCAGAAAAATATAATTGCAAGTATTATACCGACTACAGGGAAATGCTGAAGGATAGCAGCATAGATTCTATCCATATCTGCACGCCCCATTACCTGCATGCGCCTATGGCCATAGATTCTATGCTCGCAGGAAAGCATGTGTTGTGCGAAAAGCCCATAGCCATCACCTCTGAAGATGCACAGGAGATGATTCGCGTATCCGGGGAAACAGGCAAAAAGCTGGAAATCTGTTTTCAGAACAGGTATAATGCCACTTCTGTAAAAATAAAGGAGATTTTGGATTCCGGCTCAGCCGGCAGGATTTTAGGTGCGAAAGCCTTCGTCACATGGAAAAGGGACAAAGACTATTATGCCAGCGGAGCTTGGCGGGGAACATGGGAGCAGGAAGGCGGAGGAGTACTGATAAATCAGTCGATACATACCCTGGATCTCCTGCAATGGTTCCTGGGAGATGTAGACAAAATAAAGGGTAATGCCGACACCAGGCTTCTTGGAGATTACATCGAGGTAGAGGACACTGCCGAAGCCACTATTGTGTTTAAAAACGGAGCCACAGGACTCTTTTATGCTACGAACTGCTACGCTACCGATTCCCCTGTGGAGATTGAGATTTTTTGTGAAAAAGCTGTTCTTAAGCTATCCGATGGCCTTAATGTAACCTACAAAGACGGACGGACCGAGCACATAACCGAGGCTGACACAAAAACCGGCGGCAAAGCTTATTGGGGAAGCGGCCATGCGGCATTGATCAAGGACTTTTACAGACGCCTTGGCACAGGAGAAGATATGCCGATAGACGGCTTCCAGGCGTTAACGTCTTTGAAAATGATTGAAGCGGTATATAAGTCTACAAAAACAAGGGAGTATGTCAAGTTCTGA
- a CDS encoding sugar phosphate isomerase/epimerase family protein — translation MKIGVCTGIENIYKLEEMGFDYLEAGVNSIASLEKEKFLELRKLVDGCSIKCEVMNAYFPWDMRLTGPDAAGESTVSDYARRAAERAAALGTRIFVVGNGGARRFPDGWEMEKALDQFARAVEIVAEESSKCGIIVTVEPLNKSESNLINSVKESLDLIKKINHGNVMQMADFYHMRKESESMDDIIEAGEALVHTHIANSNGRVFPRESGEDDYESFFGALKKIGYKGRVSVEANTKDLGRDAPAALSLLRKLAR, via the coding sequence ATGAAGATTGGGGTTTGCACAGGTATTGAGAACATATATAAGCTTGAGGAAATGGGATTTGATTATTTGGAAGCCGGTGTTAACAGCATAGCATCACTGGAGAAGGAAAAGTTCCTAGAGCTTAGAAAGCTGGTGGATGGCTGTTCTATCAAATGTGAAGTGATGAATGCCTATTTCCCATGGGATATGAGGTTGACAGGGCCGGATGCTGCGGGCGAAAGCACTGTCTCCGACTATGCCCGGAGAGCTGCGGAAAGGGCTGCTGCTTTGGGAACCAGAATTTTTGTTGTTGGCAATGGCGGAGCAAGACGGTTCCCCGACGGCTGGGAGATGGAGAAGGCATTGGATCAATTTGCCAGGGCTGTTGAAATTGTGGCGGAAGAGTCTTCAAAGTGCGGTATCATTGTCACTGTTGAACCTCTGAATAAAAGCGAGTCCAACCTGATCAATTCAGTTAAAGAAAGTCTGGACTTGATTAAAAAAATAAACCATGGCAATGTGATGCAGATGGCTGACTTTTACCATATGCGAAAGGAATCGGAAAGCATGGATGATATTATTGAGGCCGGAGAAGCCCTCGTCCATACTCACATAGCCAACAGCAACGGGAGAGTATTCCCCAGGGAATCAGGGGAAGACGATTATGAGTCATTCTTCGGTGCTCTGAAAAAAATAGGGTACAAGGGAAGAGTAAGTGTTGAAGCAAACACCAAAGATCTTGGCAGGGATGCTCCTGCGGCACTTTCGCTTCTCAGGAAGCTTGCCCGGTAA
- a CDS encoding polysaccharide deacetylase family protein translates to MFQEHPGVKPSMSFFLIIIPVLLAIIPVLAAFSLLQENRTSNEQRVSALEEEIQRLEEERDSLKEKISALEKEASALKEENTGFRQDIEEKDSKIEHLQEEKKEYEDRLKDMEEKLKLYGAAGITENKNQKVAYLTFDDGPSENTEKVLDILSKYKIKATFFVVGRQNMPERYKRILKEGHAIGNHTYSHDYSKIYSSVDAFFEDFDKLNSLLEAFTGQTTDIFRFPGGSHNTVSKSAGGSEIIKEIIEEASKRGYKYFDWNVTASDATLAGGMVPKETIVNNVLSGTKGRKNIIVLMHDAGSKDTTVEALPEIIEGLSAQGYKFGVLSKYVQGM, encoded by the coding sequence TTGTTTCAGGAACATCCGGGAGTAAAACCGTCCATGAGCTTTTTTCTTATTATCATACCAGTTTTACTAGCAATTATTCCGGTGCTTGCCGCCTTCAGCCTTCTTCAGGAAAACCGCACATCTAATGAACAGAGAGTATCAGCCTTGGAAGAAGAAATACAAAGGCTGGAAGAAGAGAGGGACAGCCTTAAGGAGAAAATATCTGCCCTGGAAAAGGAAGCTTCTGCCTTGAAAGAGGAAAATACAGGCTTCAGGCAGGATATTGAGGAAAAAGATTCTAAAATCGAACACCTGCAGGAAGAAAAGAAGGAATATGAAGATAGGCTGAAGGACATGGAAGAAAAATTGAAGCTCTATGGTGCGGCAGGGATCACAGAAAACAAAAATCAAAAGGTGGCTTATCTGACCTTTGATGACGGACCTTCGGAGAACACTGAAAAAGTTCTGGACATCCTCAGCAAATACAAGATAAAAGCGACTTTTTTTGTAGTAGGCAGGCAAAACATGCCGGAAAGATATAAGAGAATTTTAAAGGAAGGCCACGCAATCGGTAATCATACCTATTCCCATGATTACAGCAAGATATATTCATCCGTGGATGCTTTCTTTGAGGACTTTGATAAGCTAAACTCGCTGCTTGAAGCTTTTACCGGACAGACTACAGATATATTCAGGTTTCCCGGCGGCTCCCACAATACGGTGAGCAAATCGGCAGGAGGATCGGAGATCATTAAGGAAATTATAGAAGAGGCCTCAAAAAGAGGTTACAAATATTTTGACTGGAATGTGACGGCTTCGGATGCGACCTTGGCCGGAGGCATGGTACCTAAGGAAACGATTGTAAATAATGTGCTTTCCGGCACCAAGGGCAGGAAAAATATTATAGTCCTGATGCATGATGCCGGCAGCAAGGATACCACAGTGGAAGCTCTTCCCGAGATAATTGAAGGCTTGTCCGCCCAGGGTTACAAGTTCGGTGTTCTTTCAAAATATGTGCAGGGAATGTAA
- a CDS encoding AraC family transcriptional regulator, whose translation MDMKIPEIYKNISKAIDYGHTSSKEPESFEFHIHDRYEIYFFISGNVNYFIEKEVYHLKYGDLLLMNSNEIHKPYFKSNSVYERIVIHFDPAVAKIFSSDQMDLLHCFTGRPKGEQNRISLNAAQVSEVLKLFKRIENAGRNLHSGSEIIKLTSFIELLVFINRVFMDKQHVVENSNIPEKLVPIFDYINSNLSSDLSLKTLEQKFYMNRFYLSRLFKKSMGINIYEYVLFRRISDAKRLLADGTSVTETCQAVGFNDYSNFIRTFKRIVGVPPGQYRKNSAAKSNRYYEE comes from the coding sequence ATGGACATGAAAATACCGGAAATATATAAGAACATTTCAAAGGCCATTGACTACGGCCACACATCGTCCAAAGAGCCGGAAAGCTTTGAGTTTCACATCCATGACAGGTATGAGATCTACTTCTTCATATCCGGCAATGTCAACTATTTTATTGAAAAAGAGGTATATCACCTGAAATATGGGGATTTGCTCTTAATGAACAGCAATGAGATACACAAGCCATATTTTAAATCCAATTCGGTTTATGAAAGGATAGTCATTCATTTTGATCCGGCTGTGGCGAAGATTTTCAGCTCCGATCAGATGGACCTGCTTCACTGCTTTACGGGAAGACCTAAGGGTGAGCAGAACAGAATCAGCCTCAATGCCGCCCAGGTAAGCGAGGTGCTGAAATTGTTCAAGAGGATAGAAAATGCCGGCAGAAATTTGCATAGCGGCTCCGAAATTATAAAGCTGACCAGCTTTATCGAATTGCTTGTCTTTATAAACCGGGTTTTCATGGACAAACAGCATGTGGTTGAAAACTCCAATATACCTGAAAAGCTTGTGCCCATATTTGACTATATCAACAGCAACCTCAGCAGTGACCTCTCCTTAAAAACTCTGGAACAGAAATTCTATATGAACAGATTTTACCTCAGCCGTTTGTTTAAAAAAAGCATGGGAATAAACATATACGAGTATGTTCTTTTCAGGAGGATATCCGATGCCAAGAGGCTTCTTGCTGATGGCACAAGCGTTACCGAAACATGCCAGGCGGTGGGGTTCAATGATTACTCCAACTTTATACGCACTTTCAAAAGAATTGTCGGCGTGCCTCCGGGGCAGTACAGAAAGAACAGCGCAGCAAAATCCAACAGATACTATGAGGAATAA
- a CDS encoding gluconokinase — MYECFIGLDIGTSSVRAVMFDNKGFQIGIESIEYSIISDTDGWAELDPELIFNSSLKVIKDCIGKSESGKSCIAGIGISCQMHSLMAVDSEGTPLTRLITWMDTRADKEAKLISERFNAEDLYFRTGCRVQHPMYPLSKLLWLKNNAPDIFKKAYKFITIKEYIIYKLYNQFVVDYTLASSQGYCNVYSHQWDRDMVEGILDLSTDRFSDIVECTYALKGMKPEYAGAMGIDADTPVIIGSGDGIMANLGCGVYDDTSMSSTIGTSGAIRISADKPLLDPQQRTWCYSFTEDLWVSGGAINNGGIVLKWLKEQFRDQFEHDAGLYNESIYKLFDRFADEIKPGSDGLIFLPYLTGERSPDWNAGVRGMMYGLGLSHGRKHIIRAAMEGIMYRMYSVYEVISGLRDSAVHIRANGGYAKSDVWLKMQADIFNKEILVSGVEEASALGAAYLCMLALGEVRDIKKLLPGMQPKKVIAPSPENHEIYAKAYKSAKELYQNVTQGMLK; from the coding sequence ATGTACGAATGCTTCATCGGCCTGGATATAGGAACTTCAAGCGTCCGGGCTGTCATGTTTGATAACAAAGGCTTTCAGATAGGCATTGAAAGCATCGAGTACTCTATAATAAGCGATACCGACGGATGGGCTGAGCTTGACCCGGAACTTATATTCAACTCCAGCCTTAAGGTGATAAAGGACTGCATCGGTAAATCAGAATCAGGAAAGAGCTGTATCGCCGGCATAGGCATAAGCTGCCAGATGCATAGCCTTATGGCTGTAGACAGCGAAGGGACCCCTCTTACCAGGTTGATTACATGGATGGATACGAGGGCAGATAAGGAAGCTAAGCTTATATCGGAACGCTTTAATGCGGAAGACCTCTACTTTAGGACAGGATGCAGGGTCCAGCATCCTATGTATCCTCTGAGCAAGCTTTTGTGGCTTAAAAACAACGCTCCGGATATTTTTAAAAAGGCTTATAAGTTTATAACAATAAAGGAGTACATAATTTATAAGCTGTATAACCAATTTGTGGTGGATTATACCCTTGCATCAAGCCAGGGGTACTGCAATGTATACAGCCACCAGTGGGACAGGGATATGGTAGAGGGCATCCTGGACTTAAGCACCGACAGATTCAGTGATATAGTTGAGTGTACATATGCATTAAAAGGTATGAAACCCGAATATGCCGGAGCAATGGGAATTGATGCCGATACTCCTGTGATTATAGGCTCCGGAGACGGAATAATGGCAAACCTGGGGTGTGGAGTTTATGATGACACCTCCATGTCATCAACAATAGGCACCAGTGGTGCGATACGCATATCGGCAGACAAACCGCTGTTGGATCCTCAGCAGCGAACGTGGTGCTATTCCTTTACGGAGGATTTGTGGGTGTCGGGGGGCGCGATCAACAACGGAGGGATAGTGCTTAAATGGTTGAAGGAGCAGTTCAGGGATCAATTCGAGCATGATGCCGGACTCTATAACGAAAGCATATATAAGCTGTTTGACAGGTTTGCAGACGAAATCAAGCCGGGCAGCGACGGCCTTATTTTTCTTCCATATCTCACCGGGGAGAGAAGCCCCGACTGGAATGCCGGTGTCCGGGGAATGATGTACGGCCTTGGCCTTTCTCACGGAAGGAAGCACATCATCCGGGCAGCGATGGAAGGAATAATGTACAGAATGTACTCAGTGTATGAGGTGATATCGGGATTAAGGGACAGCGCTGTACATATAAGGGCGAATGGTGGATATGCCAAGTCCGATGTCTGGCTTAAGATGCAGGCGGACATTTTCAACAAGGAAATACTGGTGTCGGGAGTGGAAGAGGCATCAGCTCTTGGGGCGGCCTATTTATGCATGCTGGCTTTAGGAGAGGTCCGGGATATCAAAAAGCTCCTCCCGGGCATGCAGCCAAAAAAGGTCATCGCTCCATCACCGGAGAACCATGAGATATATGCAAAGGCTTATAAATCCGCGAAAGAGCTATATCAGAATGTAACCCAAGGCATGCTGAAGTAA
- a CDS encoding SDR family oxidoreductase: MNMFNLQGKNAVILGGAGVLGSAMSRGLAYAGAGVAVCSLHEEKAVNTASEIAKEGVKAKGYKLDVTDLDELNNVCKAIIKDFGRVDILVNAVGGNMKGATTSDTVSFFDLPASAIENVFRLNLTAGVVMPSQVFGKELVKNPEGGVIINISSMNAFRPLTRVPGYSAAKAAVSNFTQWLAVDMAKNYGEKIRVNAIAPGFFLTEQNRFMLTNPENGELTQRGRDIINHTPMGRFGAPEDLIGTLIWLASDASRFVTGVVVPVDGGFSAFSGV; encoded by the coding sequence ATGAATATGTTCAATTTACAGGGGAAAAATGCAGTGATACTTGGTGGTGCCGGTGTTCTTGGGTCAGCCATGTCCAGAGGGTTGGCTTATGCCGGTGCTGGTGTGGCTGTATGCAGCCTGCATGAAGAAAAGGCTGTAAACACTGCTTCTGAAATAGCAAAAGAGGGTGTAAAAGCAAAAGGGTATAAGCTGGATGTTACCGACCTGGATGAGTTGAATAATGTGTGCAAGGCTATTATAAAGGATTTTGGAAGAGTGGATATTCTGGTAAATGCGGTGGGAGGCAACATGAAAGGCGCTACAACATCTGATACCGTATCGTTTTTTGATTTGCCTGCATCAGCTATAGAAAATGTCTTCAGATTGAATCTCACGGCCGGAGTGGTGATGCCTTCCCAGGTATTTGGAAAAGAGCTGGTAAAGAATCCTGAGGGCGGGGTAATAATAAACATATCATCGATGAACGCCTTCAGACCGCTGACAAGGGTACCCGGCTACTCAGCAGCTAAAGCGGCGGTAAGCAACTTTACACAATGGCTGGCTGTTGATATGGCGAAGAACTATGGTGAGAAAATCAGGGTAAATGCCATTGCGCCAGGCTTTTTCCTGACGGAGCAGAACAGGTTCATGCTTACAAATCCTGAGAACGGAGAGCTCACCCAAAGGGGCAGAGACATAATTAATCATACCCCCATGGGAAGGTTCGGGGCACCGGAAGACCTTATCGGAACTTTGATATGGCTGGCTTCCGATGCATCGAGGTTTGTCACCGGGGTAGTTGTACCTGTTGATGGAGGATTTTCAGCATTTTCGGGAGTTTAA
- the gndA gene encoding NADP-dependent phosphogluconate dehydrogenase: MSKQQIGVIGLAVMGKNLAKNIESRGFSVSVYNRSREKTDELLAEAADKKIVGTYSIEEFVNSLEVPRKIIMMVKAGKPVDDTIEQLKPYLSRGDILIDGGNSFFMDTIRRNRELEKEGFRYIGTGISGGEEGALKGPSIMPGGQRDAYEFIEPVLIAISAKVDGDPCCTYIGPDGAGHYVKMVHNGIEYGDMQLISEAYYVLRELLGLTAEELHEVFSEWNKGELDSYLIEITADIFTKKDADTGKPMVDVILDRAGQKGTGKWTSQSALELGVSAPTITEAVYARAISALKAERVAASKILKGPEPKKLEVDRDEFIELVRKALYASKICSYAQGFALMKAASEEYGWNLDYGNIAMIFRGGCIIRARFLQKIKDAYDRNPKLANLMLDPYFKDVLESYQSAWRKVISVSIEHGLAVPAFSSALAYFDSYRSEFLPANLLQAQRDYFGAHTFERVDRDGIFHYKWF; this comes from the coding sequence ATGAGCAAGCAACAGATAGGGGTTATCGGACTGGCCGTTATGGGAAAAAACCTGGCAAAGAATATTGAAAGCCGTGGGTTTTCGGTTTCAGTCTATAACCGTTCAAGGGAAAAAACCGACGAACTGCTGGCGGAAGCCGCAGATAAAAAGATTGTGGGGACATATAGCATTGAAGAATTCGTGAATTCTCTGGAAGTCCCGAGAAAAATAATAATGATGGTTAAGGCGGGGAAACCGGTGGATGATACGATAGAGCAGCTTAAGCCGTATCTGTCCAGGGGGGACATCCTTATAGACGGAGGCAATTCCTTCTTTATGGATACAATAAGGAGAAACCGGGAACTGGAAAAGGAAGGCTTCAGATATATAGGAACCGGTATTTCCGGAGGGGAAGAAGGAGCGTTGAAAGGCCCTTCCATAATGCCCGGCGGTCAGAGGGATGCCTATGAGTTTATAGAGCCGGTGCTCATAGCCATATCTGCAAAGGTGGATGGAGATCCCTGCTGTACATATATTGGCCCGGATGGAGCCGGCCACTATGTTAAAATGGTGCACAACGGCATAGAATACGGTGACATGCAGCTGATAAGTGAAGCCTATTATGTGCTCCGGGAGCTGCTGGGTTTAACTGCGGAGGAACTGCATGAGGTATTCTCCGAATGGAATAAGGGAGAACTGGACAGCTACCTTATAGAGATAACTGCTGATATATTTACAAAGAAAGATGCTGATACCGGTAAGCCGATGGTGGATGTCATACTGGACAGGGCAGGACAGAAGGGTACCGGAAAGTGGACCAGCCAGAGCGCTTTGGAACTGGGTGTTTCTGCTCCTACCATTACTGAGGCCGTATATGCAAGGGCAATTTCTGCATTAAAGGCTGAACGGGTTGCCGCCAGCAAGATTTTGAAGGGTCCGGAGCCCAAGAAGTTGGAAGTAGACAGGGATGAATTTATAGAACTGGTGAGAAAAGCCCTCTATGCCAGCAAAATATGCTCTTATGCCCAGGGATTTGCTTTAATGAAGGCGGCTTCGGAAGAATATGGCTGGAATCTCGACTATGGAAATATAGCCATGATTTTCAGGGGAGGCTGCATTATCCGGGCACGTTTCCTGCAGAAAATAAAAGATGCCTACGATAGGAATCCGAAGCTGGCAAATCTCATGCTCGACCCATACTTTAAGGATGTGCTGGAGAGCTACCAGTCGGCATGGCGCAAGGTTATATCGGTATCAATAGAGCATGGCCTGGCAGTACCGGCATTTTCCAGTGCCCTGGCCTATTTTGACAGCTACAGGAGTGAATTCCTTCCGGCAAACCTGCTGCAGGCACAAAGGGACTATTTCGGAGCCCATACCTTTGAAAGAGTGGACAGGGACGGAATCTTCCATTATAAGTGGTTTTAA
- a CDS encoding shikimate kinase — MNFYTGRYACNWTERYEVILSMHDNNIVLIGMPGAGKTTVGMLLSKTLEMPFIDTDNIIREREGSSLQDILNEKGLKAFMEIEEAAVMSLDTTNHVIATGGSVVYSRNAMHHLKSRGKIIYLQLNYRNLDKRIKNMSTRGIARNESQTLLDIYKERVPLYKKYADITIHCAGKHKSRIVEEIIKKLS, encoded by the coding sequence ATGAATTTTTATACAGGGCGATATGCCTGCAACTGGACAGAAAGATATGAGGTGATTTTATCCATGCATGACAACAACATAGTGCTGATCGGTATGCCCGGTGCTGGAAAAACCACTGTCGGAATGCTGCTTTCAAAAACCTTGGAAATGCCTTTTATCGATACGGACAATATCATCCGGGAAAGAGAGGGTTCTTCCCTTCAGGATATTTTAAATGAAAAAGGCCTTAAAGCCTTTATGGAGATTGAGGAAGCTGCGGTGATGAGCCTTGACACAACAAACCATGTCATAGCCACCGGTGGCAGTGTGGTTTACAGCAGGAATGCAATGCACCACTTAAAAAGCCGCGGTAAAATTATCTATCTGCAGCTTAATTACAGGAATCTGGACAAAAGGATAAAGAATATGTCCACCCGTGGAATTGCAAGAAATGAAAGCCAGACGCTTCTTGACATTTATAAGGAAAGGGTGCCTTTATATAAAAAGTATGCCGATATCACCATTCATTGTGCGGGAAAACACAAAAGCAGGATAGTGGAGGAGATAATTAAAAAGCTCAGTTGA